One window from the genome of Antricoccus suffuscus encodes:
- a CDS encoding class I adenylate-forming enzyme family protein, which yields MNLANILSRAATEHPDRVALRMGSVEVTYAQFVEQSRRFAGFLREQGLKPGERVACWAPNCLEYLPVIFGAWWAGGVAVPLNYLFGADALRHAVTDSEAQWVLARGEDVTRLQELLTGLPLAGRIISAAGAEHSDYDFATISRTASPLAEVQPRLDDEDALLMYTSGSTGMPKGVRQTHRNTGSQVDAVIDIWGINGDDHALNSMPLFHVGGLQLCSLPVLARGGQITFMPKWDPNEWLRLVQESRPSIGGLISTMLIDVGNLTQDNPTRLDSMRICMFGGSRTPPAPVQRFVRGTGVVPTEIYGQTEQNGLAVTYRAGESPREESMGRALDQIMRWQLVPPGGDEALPSGSEDVGEFWVRGDAVTPGYWRMPELNAERFVDGWFRTGDLVRADSEGYLYYVDRIDDMIVSGGENVYPQMVESHLASCPQIAEVAIIGTADDRWVQKVTAVVVPSARGVSAEDIYSYCETDPNLKGLQRPKRIEFVDALPRTGSGKLNRPELRQQFP from the coding sequence ATGAACCTCGCGAATATCTTGAGCCGCGCCGCAACGGAGCACCCGGACCGGGTCGCGCTGCGCATGGGCAGCGTGGAGGTGACCTATGCGCAGTTCGTCGAGCAGAGCCGGAGATTTGCCGGATTTCTGCGCGAGCAAGGGCTGAAACCAGGCGAGCGCGTCGCCTGTTGGGCGCCGAACTGCCTGGAATACCTGCCGGTGATCTTTGGTGCATGGTGGGCCGGCGGCGTGGCGGTCCCGCTCAACTATCTGTTCGGGGCCGACGCGCTACGCCATGCCGTCACTGATTCCGAGGCTCAGTGGGTGTTGGCACGAGGCGAGGATGTCACTCGGCTGCAAGAGCTGCTGACCGGTCTTCCGCTCGCCGGACGGATCATCTCGGCTGCGGGGGCGGAGCACTCAGACTATGACTTCGCGACGATCTCGCGGACCGCTTCGCCGCTGGCGGAAGTGCAGCCGCGACTCGACGACGAGGACGCGCTGCTGATGTACACCAGCGGGTCGACCGGCATGCCCAAGGGCGTGCGGCAGACGCACCGCAACACCGGCTCGCAGGTCGACGCGGTGATCGACATCTGGGGGATTAACGGCGACGACCACGCGCTGAACTCCATGCCGTTGTTCCACGTCGGCGGACTTCAACTGTGTAGCTTGCCGGTGTTGGCGCGCGGCGGGCAGATCACGTTCATGCCGAAATGGGACCCCAACGAGTGGCTGAGATTGGTCCAGGAGTCGCGACCGTCGATCGGCGGGCTGATCTCCACCATGCTCATCGACGTCGGAAACCTCACTCAGGACAACCCGACTCGGTTGGACTCGATGCGCATCTGCATGTTCGGCGGATCGCGTACGCCGCCCGCGCCGGTGCAACGTTTCGTGCGCGGGACCGGCGTCGTACCGACCGAGATCTACGGCCAGACCGAACAGAACGGCCTTGCCGTGACATATCGCGCCGGCGAATCGCCGCGCGAAGAGTCGATGGGTCGCGCCCTGGACCAAATCATGCGGTGGCAGCTGGTGCCGCCGGGCGGTGACGAGGCACTGCCGTCAGGCTCTGAGGACGTCGGCGAATTCTGGGTGCGCGGCGACGCGGTGACGCCAGGGTACTGGCGGATGCCGGAGTTAAACGCCGAACGATTTGTCGACGGCTGGTTCCGCACCGGGGACCTGGTGCGAGCAGACAGCGAGGGATACTTGTACTACGTCGACCGGATCGACGACATGATCGTCAGCGGCGGTGAGAACGTCTATCCGCAGATGGTGGAGTCGCATCTCGCGTCTTGCCCGCAGATCGCGGAGGTCGCGATCATCGGCACCGCCGACGACCGGTGGGTGCAAAAAGTAACGGCGGTCGTTGTGCCGTCGGCCCGGGGAGTCAGCGCTGAGGACATCTATAGCTACTGCGAAACCGATCCGAATCTTAAAGGACTGCAGCGACCGAAGCGCATCGAGTTCGTCGATGCCCTGCCCCGTACCGGAAGCGGCAAGCTCAACCGGCCCGAGTTGCGGCAGCAGTTCCCCTGA
- a CDS encoding DUF885 domain-containing protein, with product MTPTRQPTPIDRIAEGWVVTLADLVPDIAVWIGLPGRVGEYADLSPAGHEERIAATKKVITALETAEVADSVDQVTKTDMLADLRLTVEEYDAGLWKRDVNVLESPAQSIRGIFDLMPHATEGDWETISERLGNLPGAVRGYVETLRAGIRDGQTPARRQVREVLDQLKRHAAADGFFGTFAGAAALDSGAPLPASLTADLAKGANASAAAYGELADFFAKELAPAATDQDAVGREIYALESRRFLGAVIDLDETYEWGVEELERMVTEQTTIANEIKPGASVKEAIAHLEADQSQRLHGTKALQEWMQRLADTAVADLSKSHFDIPEPVRRIECMIAPTQDGGIYYSGPSDDFSRAGRMWWSVPEGVTEFDTWRETTTVYHEGVPGHHLQIGQAVYNRALLNTWRRQLGGTSGHAEGWALYAERLMEDLGYLDDPADRLGMLDGQRMRAARVVLDIGVHLGKQRLDGKGVWDYDYAFDFMNDNVNMEEAFVRFEVNRYFGWPGQAPSYKVGQRIWEQLRDEVRRREGDAFSLKDFHRRALDIGGVGLDTLRSALLD from the coding sequence ATGACTCCGACGCGCCAGCCCACGCCCATCGACCGTATAGCCGAAGGCTGGGTCGTCACCCTCGCCGACCTCGTCCCCGACATCGCTGTCTGGATCGGTCTCCCCGGCCGCGTGGGCGAGTACGCCGACCTATCCCCCGCCGGCCATGAGGAGCGCATCGCCGCGACCAAAAAAGTCATCACTGCACTTGAAACGGCCGAGGTCGCCGATTCGGTCGATCAGGTGACCAAGACCGACATGCTCGCCGACCTGCGACTGACCGTCGAGGAGTACGACGCCGGCCTGTGGAAGCGCGATGTCAACGTGCTCGAGTCGCCTGCGCAGTCGATCCGCGGCATCTTCGATCTCATGCCTCACGCGACCGAGGGCGACTGGGAGACCATCTCCGAGCGTCTGGGCAACCTGCCCGGCGCCGTACGCGGGTACGTCGAAACCCTGCGAGCGGGTATCCGCGACGGGCAAACCCCGGCTCGGCGTCAGGTACGCGAAGTGCTCGACCAGCTGAAACGGCATGCCGCGGCGGACGGCTTCTTCGGTACATTCGCCGGCGCGGCCGCACTGGACTCCGGGGCCCCCCTGCCGGCATCGCTCACGGCCGACCTCGCGAAGGGGGCGAACGCGTCCGCGGCGGCGTACGGCGAACTCGCGGACTTCTTCGCCAAAGAACTCGCGCCCGCGGCTACGGACCAGGACGCGGTCGGCCGGGAGATCTACGCGCTGGAGTCGCGCAGGTTCCTCGGCGCCGTGATCGACCTTGATGAGACTTACGAATGGGGCGTCGAGGAGCTCGAGCGGATGGTCACCGAACAGACCACGATAGCCAACGAGATCAAACCCGGCGCGTCGGTCAAGGAGGCGATCGCGCACCTCGAGGCCGATCAGTCGCAGCGCTTGCATGGCACAAAGGCGCTGCAGGAATGGATGCAGCGGCTGGCCGACACCGCCGTCGCGGACCTGTCAAAGTCGCACTTCGACATCCCGGAGCCGGTACGCCGGATCGAGTGCATGATCGCGCCGACCCAGGACGGCGGGATCTACTACAGCGGGCCAAGTGACGACTTCTCCCGCGCCGGGCGGATGTGGTGGTCGGTGCCCGAGGGCGTCACGGAGTTCGACACCTGGCGCGAGACCACGACCGTCTACCACGAGGGCGTGCCTGGCCATCACCTGCAGATCGGCCAGGCCGTCTACAACCGTGCGCTGCTCAACACGTGGCGGCGGCAACTCGGTGGCACCAGCGGGCACGCAGAGGGGTGGGCGCTGTACGCCGAACGCCTCATGGAAGATCTCGGCTACCTCGACGACCCGGCCGACCGGCTCGGGATGCTCGATGGACAACGAATGCGCGCGGCCCGCGTCGTACTCGACATCGGCGTGCACCTGGGCAAGCAGCGGCTCGACGGCAAGGGCGTGTGGGACTACGACTACGCGTTCGACTTCATGAACGACAACGTCAACATGGAGGAGGCGTTCGTCCGGTTCGAGGTCAACCGCTACTTCGGCTGGCCCGGTCAGGCACCGTCGTACAAGGTGGGCCAGCGCATCTGGGAACAGCTGCGTGACGAGGTACGCCGCCGCGAAGGCGACGCGTTTTCGCTGAAGGATTTCCACCGCCGCGCTCTCGACATCGGCGGCGTCGGCCTGGATACTCTGCGCTCCGCGCTCCTCGACTGA
- a CDS encoding nucleosidase — protein MSTSDVIVVSATQSEAAYVPTDFRVVICGIGKVDAAIAVTRAVLESDGQPTVINIGTAGALRPDVAGLFTPSLVRNHDISAAVLRSLGYPVVDEIEIDGGDGTTLATGDSFITDPAVRDALAREAHMVDMEGFAIARACAQLGIPVRLVKHISDQADESAMDWPQQVDHSARILADWLRDNLR, from the coding sequence GTGTCCACGTCCGATGTCATCGTCGTTTCCGCAACGCAGTCCGAGGCGGCGTACGTGCCCACCGACTTCCGGGTCGTGATCTGCGGCATCGGAAAGGTCGACGCCGCCATCGCCGTGACCCGCGCGGTGCTTGAGTCGGACGGCCAGCCGACAGTGATCAACATCGGTACCGCCGGCGCACTTCGCCCCGACGTCGCTGGCTTGTTTACGCCGTCGCTGGTGCGCAACCACGACATCAGCGCCGCGGTTTTGCGTTCACTCGGCTACCCCGTGGTCGACGAGATCGAGATCGACGGCGGGGACGGTACGACGCTCGCCACCGGTGACAGCTTCATCACCGATCCCGCCGTACGCGACGCACTTGCCAGGGAGGCGCACATGGTGGATATGGAAGGGTTCGCGATCGCCCGGGCCTGCGCGCAACTCGGCATACCGGTGCGGCTGGTGAAGCACATCAGCGACCAGGCCGACGAATCCGCCATGGACTGGCCACAGCAGGTGGATCACAGCGCGCGGATCCTGGCCGACTGGCTGCGCGACAACCTCCGCTGA
- a CDS encoding PH domain-containing protein, whose protein sequence is MTETLREGFANLPEADSEWRRLNARMLLIHPIKEIGRFFPALVGVFFLGNSGGKGHWWALGAGVLVIMMALLRWVTTRFRITPDKIEVRTGLFRRKALAASADRVRTVDLTSDILHRALGLAKVEIGTASTGRDNRLILDSLPTKDAQQLRIDLLHRRTPASHADSLTSGETVAIPTTLPDATAKHLILRLDPKWIRYAPLTLSGVISGLIIVGFAWRILNEIGGQINRIAAIEQTTQALAKLSTWVAVAIVTIALLLIVTLLSVVGYVLAFWRFRLSRHDGGTLHVSRGLLTTRATSIEERRLRGVELVEPLLLRIAHAGRMSAISTGLRAKGRESNGEGGSTLVPPAPVSVASQVGGEVLRDRGALTAPLTRHGPIANRRRYSRAFLVSGVVIAIAVLAWKPGLPLIPDLSGVVPVVSLALIPIGALLARDRYRNLGHALHDGYLVRRAGSLSRRTSVLQRDGVIGWNLRQSFFQRRSGVITLTATTAAGAQHYDIRDLEPSIAVEFAESAVPGLLRQFLA, encoded by the coding sequence GTGACCGAGACTCTGCGCGAAGGATTCGCCAACCTACCGGAGGCGGATTCAGAATGGCGCCGGCTCAATGCGCGGATGCTCCTCATCCATCCCATCAAGGAAATCGGACGCTTCTTCCCGGCGCTCGTGGGGGTGTTCTTCCTCGGCAACTCAGGCGGCAAAGGACACTGGTGGGCGCTCGGCGCCGGCGTCCTGGTCATCATGATGGCGCTCCTGCGGTGGGTCACCACCCGTTTCCGGATCACGCCGGACAAGATCGAAGTGCGCACCGGGCTGTTTCGTCGTAAGGCGCTGGCGGCGTCCGCAGACAGGGTGCGCACCGTCGATCTGACCTCAGACATCCTGCACCGGGCGCTCGGGCTGGCCAAGGTCGAGATCGGGACCGCGAGCACCGGCCGGGACAACCGGCTCATCCTCGACTCGTTACCGACCAAAGATGCGCAGCAGCTTCGCATCGACCTGCTCCATCGGCGTACGCCGGCCTCGCACGCCGACTCGCTGACGTCCGGCGAAACGGTCGCCATACCGACCACTTTGCCGGACGCTACGGCCAAGCATCTGATCTTGCGGCTCGATCCGAAATGGATCCGGTACGCGCCGCTTACGTTGTCCGGCGTCATCTCCGGTCTGATCATCGTCGGTTTCGCGTGGCGGATTCTCAATGAGATCGGCGGGCAGATCAACAGGATCGCCGCGATCGAGCAGACGACACAGGCGCTCGCGAAGCTCTCCACCTGGGTAGCCGTCGCGATCGTTACTATCGCCCTTCTCCTCATCGTCACGCTGCTTTCGGTCGTCGGTTACGTCCTCGCGTTTTGGAGGTTCCGGCTCAGCAGACACGACGGCGGCACACTGCACGTCAGCCGCGGGCTGCTCACGACGCGAGCGACCAGCATCGAGGAACGACGGCTGCGCGGCGTCGAGCTCGTCGAACCGCTACTACTGCGCATTGCCCATGCGGGACGGATGTCCGCAATCTCGACCGGCCTTCGCGCCAAGGGTCGCGAGAGCAATGGCGAGGGCGGATCGACGCTGGTCCCACCCGCACCGGTGTCCGTCGCGTCCCAGGTCGGCGGCGAGGTGCTGCGCGATCGGGGCGCGCTGACTGCGCCCCTTACCCGGCACGGCCCGATCGCGAACCGTCGGCGCTACAGCCGCGCATTCCTGGTCTCGGGCGTCGTGATCGCGATCGCCGTACTGGCGTGGAAGCCCGGCCTGCCGCTGATCCCGGACCTGTCCGGCGTCGTTCCCGTGGTGTCACTCGCGCTGATTCCGATCGGCGCACTACTGGCCCGAGACCGCTACCGCAACCTCGGCCACGCCCTGCACGACGGTTACCTGGTGCGCCGGGCCGGATCGCTGTCACGGCGTACGTCGGTATTGCAGCGTGACGGCGTCATTGGCTGGAATCTGCGTCAGTCGTTCTTTCAACGCCGGTCCGGCGTTATCACCCTCACCGCAACCACCGCCGCGGGCGCTCAGCACTACGACATCCGCGACCTGGAGCCCTCGATAGCAGTCGAGTTCGCCGAGTCCGCCGTACCAGGTCTGTTGCGACAGTTCCTCGCCTGA
- a CDS encoding PH domain-containing protein, translated as MTIPAHSDTADDRTDFALRPPAYLVSKRAIWYWTARTPLRWIPVIVAQVIWWVIDDGDSQWRWPIAIATLVLLALNTIIEPQWRYRVHRWEVTDTAVYTQSGWFTQERRIAPLSRVQTVDLERGPIQQLFKLAEVTVTTASAAGPLKITGLDRPVAEQVIRDLTASAEAAQDDAT; from the coding sequence ATGACCATACCCGCCCACTCCGACACGGCTGATGACCGGACCGACTTCGCGCTACGCCCTCCGGCGTATCTGGTGAGTAAGCGTGCGATCTGGTACTGGACGGCGCGTACGCCGCTCCGCTGGATCCCAGTCATCGTCGCTCAGGTCATCTGGTGGGTGATCGATGACGGAGACTCGCAGTGGCGTTGGCCAATTGCGATCGCGACGCTGGTGCTGCTCGCCCTCAACACGATCATCGAACCGCAGTGGCGTTATCGGGTGCATCGCTGGGAAGTCACCGACACGGCGGTCTACACGCAGTCCGGTTGGTTCACCCAGGAACGACGTATCGCACCGCTGTCACGCGTGCAGACCGTCGACCTGGAGCGGGGTCCGATCCAGCAGTTGTTCAAGCTGGCCGAAGTCACTGTCACGACCGCATCGGCGGCGGGGCCGCTCAAGATCACCGGGCTCGACCGTCCCGTCGCCGAGCAGGTCATCCGCGACCTGACGGCCTCGGCCGAAGCCGCACAGGACGACGCGACGTGA
- a CDS encoding ABC transporter permease: MRTLAFETLRARKGSFIAAFVTLICAAALVAACGSLLESGIRGAVSTERYTATPVVVAADQLLKVSEISGDKTKIKTKALTQHEWIDASLLDQIQGLPGGQDAVGELTFGASVLRPDGTPIPTSRYGESLGHGWGSAGLAPFTLAEGSPPKLPGEVVVDARIAYIAGLHVGDAVNIQTAAGATPYVVSGITKQQLSHQTTIFFADSEASALAAHPGLLYAIGLPGATHSDLTAIQAAAGKAGAEAFTGDRRGAVEFPGVARSSTTLISLGAVLGGISLLIAILVVSGTLALSIGQRERELALLRALGATPKQVRKMIGAEVLLLGIVASLIGAGVGIPLSRLLGDGFAHFGVIPPNLRIDVGLIPIGIAVVATVMAAWTAARVSARRTTAIRPTEALADAAVGPRRLGVVRIVLGVVAAGVGAGFIFLTAHLHSDAGASPVSFLSVIAAAVAIALLGPTLMRGASIVLGVGLSVLSRRSGFLAAANNRTNARRLASIVTPMALGVAMACTILFPPTALQDATAAQRVAATRADSVIVAPGPGVTATQAAAARSVSGVHAVTQETHGKVWFGREKYDATGLTLDGLRDNIDLGVISGSANLNDNQLALSRATANDLGLRVGEPVDLRLSDGTPISLVVGAIYRNDLAFPGVVLSFDLLAAHGDSAYSSSLKISGASTAQLRNAVAGVQVMSADQFRAAQHSSGEGVSKGMGYMILALIGGFTSIAVFNTLAMATAARSREFALLRLAGMKRRGVIRMLHLEVGAATLVAVVLGTTIGLATVNAYAHGVTNGPASITWWMYGVIVAAAGALTWAASSLAARSALRPAPADVISARE, encoded by the coding sequence ATGCGCACGCTCGCGTTTGAGACACTCCGCGCCCGCAAGGGCAGCTTCATCGCCGCCTTCGTCACTCTTATATGTGCGGCAGCGCTCGTCGCTGCGTGCGGCAGTCTGCTCGAGTCCGGTATCCGCGGCGCCGTTTCGACCGAGCGGTACACCGCAACCCCGGTGGTCGTTGCCGCCGACCAACTCCTAAAAGTGTCGGAGATCTCCGGAGACAAGACGAAGATCAAGACCAAGGCCTTGACGCAGCACGAGTGGATCGATGCTTCACTACTCGACCAGATTCAAGGACTACCGGGCGGGCAGGACGCCGTCGGCGAGCTCACTTTTGGCGCCTCCGTGCTGCGTCCGGACGGTACGCCGATCCCGACTTCGAGGTACGGCGAGTCGCTCGGTCACGGGTGGGGCTCGGCGGGTCTCGCACCATTCACCCTCGCTGAGGGCAGTCCGCCGAAGTTGCCTGGTGAGGTCGTCGTGGATGCGCGGATCGCCTATATAGCGGGACTTCACGTCGGCGACGCGGTAAATATCCAGACGGCGGCCGGCGCCACGCCGTACGTCGTCTCCGGCATCACCAAACAGCAGCTATCGCATCAGACGACCATTTTCTTCGCCGACTCCGAGGCAAGTGCGCTCGCGGCCCATCCGGGGCTGCTCTATGCGATCGGCCTTCCGGGCGCCACGCACTCCGACTTAACCGCCATCCAGGCCGCCGCAGGTAAAGCAGGCGCGGAGGCATTCACAGGCGATCGCCGTGGGGCGGTGGAGTTTCCTGGCGTAGCCAGGTCGAGTACGACGTTGATCAGCCTCGGCGCTGTACTCGGCGGTATCTCATTGCTGATTGCGATCCTCGTCGTCTCAGGCACTCTGGCACTGTCCATCGGACAACGCGAACGCGAACTCGCGCTCCTGCGCGCGCTGGGCGCCACACCCAAGCAAGTGCGCAAGATGATCGGCGCGGAGGTGTTGCTGCTCGGTATTGTTGCCAGCCTGATCGGGGCCGGAGTGGGGATCCCTCTGTCGCGACTCCTGGGCGATGGGTTCGCCCACTTTGGCGTTATACCGCCGAATCTCAGAATCGACGTCGGGCTGATTCCGATCGGCATAGCAGTGGTCGCCACCGTCATGGCGGCGTGGACTGCTGCCCGGGTGAGCGCGCGTCGTACGACAGCGATTCGCCCGACAGAGGCTCTCGCCGACGCGGCAGTCGGCCCGCGGCGTCTTGGTGTCGTGCGCATTGTGCTGGGCGTGGTTGCAGCCGGCGTCGGCGCAGGGTTCATCTTCCTAACCGCGCATCTGCATAGCGACGCGGGCGCCTCGCCAGTGAGCTTCTTGTCCGTGATTGCCGCAGCGGTCGCGATCGCGTTGCTCGGCCCGACGCTCATGCGCGGCGCGTCGATTGTTCTCGGCGTCGGGCTGTCGGTGCTGTCACGTCGGTCCGGATTCCTCGCAGCCGCCAACAACCGCACCAATGCTCGACGGCTTGCCTCCATCGTCACGCCAATGGCGCTTGGGGTCGCAATGGCGTGCACGATTCTGTTCCCGCCGACCGCGTTGCAAGATGCGACCGCCGCCCAACGAGTAGCCGCGACGCGCGCAGACTCCGTGATCGTCGCTCCCGGTCCCGGGGTCACCGCCACCCAAGCGGCCGCCGCACGCTCGGTGTCCGGCGTACACGCGGTCACCCAGGAGACCCACGGAAAGGTGTGGTTTGGGCGCGAAAAGTACGACGCCACCGGTCTTACACTCGACGGTTTAAGGGACAATATCGATCTCGGCGTCATCAGCGGTAGCGCGAATCTCAACGACAACCAGCTCGCGCTCTCTCGCGCGACTGCGAACGATCTCGGGCTGCGCGTGGGCGAGCCGGTCGACCTACGGCTCAGCGACGGCACGCCGATCAGCCTGGTCGTCGGCGCGATATATCGCAACGACCTGGCTTTTCCAGGAGTTGTGCTGTCCTTCGATCTGCTGGCTGCGCACGGTGATTCGGCGTATAGCTCGTCCCTGAAGATCAGCGGAGCATCGACGGCGCAGCTCCGGAATGCGGTTGCCGGCGTACAAGTGATGTCGGCGGACCAGTTCCGCGCCGCACAACATAGCAGCGGCGAAGGCGTGTCCAAGGGAATGGGCTACATGATTCTCGCGCTGATCGGCGGCTTCACCTCAATCGCGGTCTTCAACACGCTCGCCATGGCAACCGCCGCACGGTCCCGCGAGTTCGCACTGCTGCGGCTCGCCGGCATGAAACGTCGTGGCGTAATCCGCATGCTGCACCTGGAAGTCGGCGCCGCGACTTTGGTTGCCGTCGTACTCGGTACGACGATCGGCCTTGCAACAGTGAACGCATATGCGCATGGCGTGACTAACGGTCCCGCATCGATCACGTGGTGGATGTACGGCGTCATCGTCGCCGCAGCCGGCGCACTCACGTGGGCCGCGAGTTCCCTTGCCGCCAGATCGGCTTTGCGACCGGCCCCGGCGGACGTGATCTCGGCCCGCGAATAG
- a CDS encoding ABC transporter ATP-binding protein has translation MIPMMTDPCVTLVDVSKRYGKGATAVHALREVSVTLPRGSFTAVMGPSGSGKSTFLHCAAGLDLPTSGQITLGDTDLTGMREVKLTELRRERVGFIFQSFNLIPSLSVLNNITLPMRLAGHRPDRAWLHEVIERVGLGERTTHRPAQLSGGQQQRVAIARALVARPDVIFADEPTGALDSATGHDVLMLLRNTVDQMHQSVVMVTHDPVAAAIADHVLFLADGEIAGVLGRPSTEAIAARMSDLRTGTTHAHARV, from the coding sequence ATGATTCCGATGATGACGGACCCGTGCGTCACACTGGTCGACGTGTCCAAGCGGTACGGAAAGGGCGCGACCGCCGTACATGCACTCCGCGAGGTGAGCGTGACCCTCCCCCGCGGCTCGTTCACCGCCGTCATGGGACCGTCCGGCTCGGGTAAGAGCACCTTCCTGCACTGCGCTGCCGGTCTCGACCTACCGACCTCCGGACAGATCACGCTCGGCGACACCGACCTGACCGGCATGCGCGAAGTGAAGCTCACCGAGCTGCGCCGCGAACGCGTGGGATTCATCTTCCAGTCTTTCAACTTGATCCCGTCCCTGAGCGTGCTGAACAACATCACGCTCCCGATGCGGCTGGCCGGTCATCGTCCGGATCGCGCCTGGCTGCACGAGGTGATCGAGCGGGTCGGGCTAGGCGAACGCACCACGCACCGTCCGGCCCAGCTCTCCGGCGGCCAGCAGCAGCGAGTCGCGATCGCGCGCGCCCTGGTCGCGCGGCCGGATGTCATTTTCGCCGACGAGCCGACCGGAGCACTCGACAGCGCCACGGGTCACGATGTGCTGATGCTACTGCGAAACACCGTCGACCAGATGCACCAGTCGGTCGTGATGGTGACGCATGATCCCGTGGCTGCGGCAATCGCCGACCACGTACTTTTCCTTGCCGACGGCGAAATCGCGGGAGTGCTCGGACGCCCCTCGACGGAGGCGATTGCCGCTCGCATGTCCGACCTGCGAACGGGGACCACGCATGCGCACGCTCGCGTTTGA